In the genome of Sporocytophaga myxococcoides DSM 11118, the window TTAAAGCCCGATACTGCATTACTCCGAAATAATTCGCCATTCTATTATCCTGACTTCAGCAATAACATCCATTTTGAAGTTGAGTTAGTAATTAAGATTTCAAAAGAAGGAAAGAATATTGAAGAGAAGTTTGCTCACAAGTATTATCAGGAAATTGGTCTTGGCATTGACTTTACAGCCAGAGATATTCAGGATAAAGCTAAGGCTGGAGGCCTTCCATGGACTCTTGCCAAAGGTTTTAATGGAAGCGCTCCCATCTCTGAATTTGTTCAGAAAACAAATTTTAAAGATCTGAATAATCTCAGCTTTTCATTAGTACAAAATGGAGAACTAAAACAGTCTGGAAATTCCGGACAAATGATACATAATTTTGATGCAATCATCAGTTATATATCAAAATTCATAACTTTAAAACAGGGAGATATTATCTATACCGGTACTCCTGCAGGAGTTGGTCCTGTTAAGATTGGCGACAGATTAGAAGGCTTTATTGAAAATGAAAAATTTATTGATTTCGAAGTTAAATAAGCTGATAAAATACTTATTGGTTATTTTACCTCTTACCTCTTTTTCCCAAACCCAAGTTCCTGTCGGCTACTTTCTGTTTCCGATAAAACCCGGCCAACAAAATTTTCTTGCCGGAAATATGGGGGAATTACGTCCTAACCACTTTCATGGTGGACTTGATGTAAAGACTGATATGAGAATCGGGCTTCCTGTTTATGCATCTGCCGATGGATATGTGTCCAGATTAAAAGTCTCTTCTTTCGGATATGGAAATACCGTCTATATCACTCACCCTAATGGTCTGGTTACTGTTTATGCACATTTGGATAAGTTTAATAAGGAAATCGGAGACTTTGTGCGCCAGTATCAATATGAGAATCAGCAATTTGAAGTAGACTTTAATCCGACAGAAGGTAAACTTCCTATTAAAAAGGGGGAAATCATTGCTTTATCAGGAAATTCAGGTAGTTCAGGAGGTCCTCATCTCCACTATGAAATCAGAGATGTTAAGGAAAATCTTCTCAACCCTTTAGATTTTAAGTTCACAGAATTGAAAGACAACATAGCTCCTTCTTTTGATAAAATAGCGCTCGTTGCCACTGATGACAAATCAAGAGTAAACCAGGAATTCGGGAGGTTTGAATTTAAAGCGACAAAAGTTGGGACTAATTATACAATTCCTTCAAAAATAAACGCCTGGGGCAATGTGGGTCTTCAGGTTAAAGTATTTGACAAAATGAATGGAACAGCGAACTCCTATGGTGTTAAATACATCAGAGTATACGCTGACGGTAAAATAATATTTGACCATGATCTGTCTACTTTCGGTTTTCATGAAAACAGATATATCAATGTTCACATGGACTATGAAGCTCTTCTTGAAAGAGGTGTTAAATTTCAGAAATGTTATATCAGCGATGGCGATAAGCTTAGTACTTACAACAGAAGTCTTGGTAAAGGTCTTCTCAATCTTTCAGATGGTCAGAACCATAAAATAGAAATTGAAATTGAAGACAGTTATGATAACATTTCAAAACTTGCATTCAATATTCAATCAGCTGAGCCTACCAAAGGAACAATTGTTCCAAATTCAAAAGCAACCTGTGATTTTGAAGTTTCGGAAAATGTCTTAAAAATAAGAGGTAAAGCAAGCAATAATGCATCTGCTAAGCTTTATACCTCAAAGGGATTATTCACCCTTACTCCGGATTACTTTAAAAGCGGACAGGCTATTTATCTGTATGATTTAAGAAAAGGTCTGCCTGATTCAGTAATTTTAGATAATAAAAATCTCAATTTTAATTTTATTGCTTGCATTCCACCAGGACAGGAAAAGACTATCAGAAAAGGTAATATGACTGTAAAAATTCCTGCTGATGCCATTTTCGACACACTTTATCTGCAAACTAATATTGATACAACTTTTGAGGGTAAAGAATCATTTATACTCGGACATTATTCTACACCTCTTTTCAACGGTATAGATGTTGCATATGAAGCAGCCCACCCAGAAGCAATAGACAGAGGGTGTTCTTATGTAAATATAAAAAACAAGATGCGCGGCCAACAGCATGAAAAAGGATGCTGGAATGAAAACACTATTGCTTTTAAAACCAAAAGCTTTGGAAAGTTTGTAATTGTAGAAGATTCAATCAAGCCAACTATTAAAAGTTTGGGGGTATCAGGGAATTGTATAAAGTTTTCAATCGGGGATTATAAATCGGGAATCGAATCGTTTAGGGCTACATTAAACGGAGAATGGATTCTGATGAACTATGATCACAAGAGAAATTTATTGTGGTCTGAACGATATGATAAAACCGTTCCGCTCAAAGGGGCATTTAAATTAGAAGTAAAAGATCAGGCAGGAAACATCAGTACATTTTCGACCAATATTCCTTGATTTAGGGTATTAGTTTTAAGATATTGATGCTTCAAAAACTTATCAAACTTTTATGACATTAAATACTGGAGACAAAGCTCCCCTATTCGAAGGCAAAGATCAGGATGGAAAAGTAGTGAAGCTATCTGATTATAAAGGGAAGAAAGTTGTTCTTTATTTTTACCCTAAGGATGATACGCCTGGTTGCACAGCTCAGGCTTGCAACCTGAGAGATAATTATGAAGCGCTGCTGAAAGCCAATTACGTGGTACTAGGTGTAAGCAGTGATGATGAAAAATCGCATCAGAAGTTTATTAAGAAATACAATTTGCCATTTACATTGATTGCGGATCCGGATAAAATCATCAATGAACAATATGGAGTATGGCAAGAAAAAACCAATTTTGGTAAAACTTATATGGGCACTGTCAGGACTACTTTTATAATAGACGAAAATGGTGTAATTGAAGAAATTATCACCAAGGTGACGACAGAAAACCATACTGAACAGATATTAAAATAAACAATGAGCCTTTTATAGGGTTTTTAAGAAAGGAGTAGAAAACTGCTCCTTTTTTATTTAGATAAAAGGTGAAGTATAAAAATTACATCTATTCGCTAGTCGTATTTCTACTTTACGTTCAGCAAACTTTTTGTCAGACCAAAGTAGAAAAAACTCCCCCTGTTACCCGTATACTATTCATACTGGACGCATCTGGCAGTATGTCTGACAAATGGGAACGCAGCACCAGGATGACAGTTGCTAAAAAAACGCTTTGTGAACTGGTAGACTCCCTTAAAAATATTCCCTATCTCGAAATTGGTCTTAGAGTGTATGGCCATGAATGGGATAAAAGGTATAACAACTGCAAGGACACTAAACTCGAAGTTCCGTTCCGCCCTGGAAATCATGAAGCAATAAAGTTGAGAATTAAAAACATAGAGCCTAAAGGAACTACACTTATTGCTCACAGTCTTAAAGAAGCAGCTTCTGATTTTCCCATAGATAAAAATTCCAGAAACGTTATCATACTTCTTACAGACGGCATTGAATCGTGCGGAGGCGACCCCTGCGACCTTTCCAGAGAACTACAAAAAAGAAAGATCTTTCTTAAACCATTTATTATAGGGATAGGAAACGATGTAAGCTGGGATAAGGCATTTGAATGTATGGGCCAATACTTTAATGCTATTAATGAAAATAAATTCAAAAACATGATGAATCTGATTCTTCATCAGACATTATCAGAAACATCTGTGCGAGTAAAAATTCTGGATAGCGATAATAAACCAACAGAGACTAATGTTAATATTACCTTTTTTAATTCCGTAACTCAAGAACCCGTTTATGATTTCGTACATTATCTTGACGCCAAAGGAGAACCGGATAAACTTAAAGTAGATGCTATTCTTACTTATGATCTCGTTGTGAACACCATTCCTAAGGTTGAGAAAAAAAATATCGGCCTCGTAGGAGGTAAAGAAAATATTATTACGATTAAAGCACCTCAGGGCTCCTTATATATAAGGGAAAATTCAAGAGAATACAAACCACTGAAAGCTGTTGTAAGAGAAAGCAAAAAATCCGAAACATTAAACATTCAGAATGCGGGCATTAAAGAAAAGTACCTGGTAGGAACCTATGATATTGAAGTGCTTACATTGCCAAGAACTATTTTTAACGATGTTAAGATCAAACAAAGCGAAACAACAGTGTTGGATATTGTCCAACCTGGTTCACTAAACATCATCGACCAGTTGGTTGGCTATGGCAGTATTTATGAGATAAAACCTAATGGAGAACAGGTGCTTATTCATAATCTGGAAAATGAAACCAGCAGAACCATGCTTACAATGCAACCTGGCAATTATAAACTTATCTTCAGAACGAAGAAAAGTAATGGGGCAAACTTTACTGATGTTCAAAACTTTTCCATACGCTCCGGAGCTACTACCACTCTGAGATTGTACAACAACAAATAGTATTCCCTACTCAAGCTTATTATTATTTTAGCCTTATGCTTAGTAAATTTAAGCATGATTTCTCAAAGGCATTTATTTCTTCAATACCTTGCTCAGACCTCTGATGCCCCTTTGATGCTGGAAATAGAAAAAGCGGAAGGTGTAAATATGTTTGATAAAAATGGAAAAGCATATATCGACCTGATCTCTGGGATCGGTGTAAGCAATGTTGGTCACAGACATCCAAAAGTCATTCAGGCTATTAAAGATCAGCTCGACAAATACCTTCATCTTATGGTTTATGGAGAATTTATTCAATCTCCCCAGGTAAAACTTGCCGAAGCTTTGGTCCAAACCCTTCCTCCCGGACTAGACAATGTCTATCTTGTAAACTCCGGTAGTGAAGCTGTTGAAGGTGCCGTTAAACTAGCAAAAAGAGTTACAGGGAGATATGAAATTATCTCTTTTAAAAATGCTTATCATGGAAGTACTACTGGTTCACTTGCATTAAATGGTAATGAATATTTTAAACAAGCATTTCGACCTTTGATGCCAGGAATAAGACACCTTAATTTTAATAAAGAAGAAGATCTTGAATTCATCTCCACCAATACCGCTGCTGTGATAGTAGAAAGTATTCAAGGGGAAGCAGGTGTCAGAATCCCTGAAAATAACTTTCTTAAAAAACTTCGGC includes:
- a CDS encoding fumarylacetoacetate hydrolase family protein; protein product: MKILAIGRNYADHIKELKNEQPEAPVIFLKPDTALLRNNSPFYYPDFSNNIHFEVELVIKISKEGKNIEEKFAHKYYQEIGLGIDFTARDIQDKAKAGGLPWTLAKGFNGSAPISEFVQKTNFKDLNNLSFSLVQNGELKQSGNSGQMIHNFDAIISYISKFITLKQGDIIYTGTPAGVGPVKIGDRLEGFIENEKFIDFEVK
- a CDS encoding vWA domain-containing protein, producing the protein MKYKNYIYSLVVFLLYVQQTFCQTKVEKTPPVTRILFILDASGSMSDKWERSTRMTVAKKTLCELVDSLKNIPYLEIGLRVYGHEWDKRYNNCKDTKLEVPFRPGNHEAIKLRIKNIEPKGTTLIAHSLKEAASDFPIDKNSRNVIILLTDGIESCGGDPCDLSRELQKRKIFLKPFIIGIGNDVSWDKAFECMGQYFNAINENKFKNMMNLILHQTLSETSVRVKILDSDNKPTETNVNITFFNSVTQEPVYDFVHYLDAKGEPDKLKVDAILTYDLVVNTIPKVEKKNIGLVGGKENIITIKAPQGSLYIRENSREYKPLKAVVRESKKSETLNIQNAGIKEKYLVGTYDIEVLTLPRTIFNDVKIKQSETTVLDIVQPGSLNIIDQLVGYGSIYEIKPNGEQVLIHNLENETSRTMLTMQPGNYKLIFRTKKSNGANFTDVQNFSIRSGATTTLRLYNNK
- the bcp gene encoding thioredoxin-dependent thiol peroxidase, which codes for MTLNTGDKAPLFEGKDQDGKVVKLSDYKGKKVVLYFYPKDDTPGCTAQACNLRDNYEALLKANYVVLGVSSDDEKSHQKFIKKYNLPFTLIADPDKIINEQYGVWQEKTNFGKTYMGTVRTTFIIDENGVIEEIITKVTTENHTEQILK
- a CDS encoding aspartate aminotransferase family protein, whose product is MSQRHLFLQYLAQTSDAPLMLEIEKAEGVNMFDKNGKAYIDLISGIGVSNVGHRHPKVIQAIKDQLDKYLHLMVYGEFIQSPQVKLAEALVQTLPPGLDNVYLVNSGSEAVEGAVKLAKRVTGRYEIISFKNAYHGSTTGSLALNGNEYFKQAFRPLMPGIRHLNFNKEEDLEFISTNTAAVIVESIQGEAGVRIPENNFLKKLRHRCSETGTLLIADEIQAGFGRTGTFWGFENFEVVPDILVCAKGMGGGMPIGAFIAPKELMKVLSLNPVLGHITTFGGHPVSCAAALATINVIHEEKLAEQVPEKEKLFTKLLQHPLIHSVRHKGLMMAVEMESFEILKKTIDKAIMKGVLTDWFLFCDNAMRIAPPLVISEEEIKVSCSLILESMDEIQNR
- a CDS encoding M23 family metallopeptidase, yielding MKNLLISKLNKLIKYLLVILPLTSFSQTQVPVGYFLFPIKPGQQNFLAGNMGELRPNHFHGGLDVKTDMRIGLPVYASADGYVSRLKVSSFGYGNTVYITHPNGLVTVYAHLDKFNKEIGDFVRQYQYENQQFEVDFNPTEGKLPIKKGEIIALSGNSGSSGGPHLHYEIRDVKENLLNPLDFKFTELKDNIAPSFDKIALVATDDKSRVNQEFGRFEFKATKVGTNYTIPSKINAWGNVGLQVKVFDKMNGTANSYGVKYIRVYADGKIIFDHDLSTFGFHENRYINVHMDYEALLERGVKFQKCYISDGDKLSTYNRSLGKGLLNLSDGQNHKIEIEIEDSYDNISKLAFNIQSAEPTKGTIVPNSKATCDFEVSENVLKIRGKASNNASAKLYTSKGLFTLTPDYFKSGQAIYLYDLRKGLPDSVILDNKNLNFNFIACIPPGQEKTIRKGNMTVKIPADAIFDTLYLQTNIDTTFEGKESFILGHYSTPLFNGIDVAYEAAHPEAIDRGCSYVNIKNKMRGQQHEKGCWNENTIAFKTKSFGKFVIVEDSIKPTIKSLGVSGNCIKFSIGDYKSGIESFRATLNGEWILMNYDHKRNLLWSERYDKTVPLKGAFKLEVKDQAGNISTFSTNIP